Sequence from the Acidimicrobiia bacterium genome:
GTGACGATCGGCGGCTACATCCTCCTTGCGCTCGCGCGGGGCCCGAGCCTGCCGCCCGACCTCGCCGCACTCGGTGTCGGCGTCGTCGGCCTCTACGTCGCCGCGCACGTCGCGGTGCGCCGGCTCGCGCCCGGGGCCGACGGCACGTTGCTGCCGCTCGCGGCGTTGCTGAACGGCATCGGGTTCGTGACGATCGCGCGCCTCGACCGCGATCTCGCGCGCATCCAGTCCATCTGGAGCGCGGTCGGCGTCGGTGCGTTCTTCCTCACGTTGCTGTTCATCCGGCACGTGCGCAGCCTCGAGCGCTACACGTACACGTTCGCGTTCCTCGCGCTCGGGTTGCTGCTCGTGCCGCTGGTCCCGCACGTCGGCCTCACGGTGAACGGCGCGCGCATCTGGGCGCACTTCGGCTCGCTGCACTTCCAACCCGGCGAGCCCGCGAAGGTGCTGTGGGTCATCTTCTTCGCGGGCTACCTCACACAGAAGCGCGAGCTGCTGTCGGCCGGTACGCGCTCGGTCGGGCGGATGCGCCTGCCCGCGGCCCGCCACCTCGGCCCACTCGTCGCGGTGTGGGGGGTGTCGATCCTCGTGCTCGTGTTCGAGCGCGACCTCGGCTCGTCGCTGCTGTTCTTCGCGGTGTTCGCGGCGATGCTCTACATGGCGACCGAGCGCAGCGCATACCTGGTCGGTTCGCTCGCGATGTTCAGCGTCGGCGCGGTGACGGCGTTCCACCTCTTCGGGCACGTGCGCGACCGCGTGCAGGGCTGGTTGAACCCCTGGCCCTACCGCCACTCCGC
This genomic interval carries:
- a CDS encoding FtsW/RodA/SpoVE family cell cycle protein, whose protein sequence is MSSITATGRKRRNAELGLGFLAIVVTIGGYILLALARGPSLPPDLAALGVGVVGLYVAAHVAVRRLAPGADGTLLPLAALLNGIGFVTIARLDRDLARIQSIWSAVGVGAFFLTLLFIRHVRSLERYTYTFAFLALGLLLVPLVPHVGLTVNGARIWAHFGSLHFQPGEPAKVLWVIFFAGYLTQKRELLSAGTRSVGRMRLPAARHLGPLVAVWGVSILVLVFERDLGSSLLFFAVFAAMLYMATERSAYLVGSLAMFSVGAVTAFHLFGHVRDRVQGWLNPWPYRHSAKGFQIILSWYAFAAGGAYGKGIGLGIPGRIPYASTDFIFAAIGEELGLIGGLAVVICFLLIVGSGFRIAVESSRPFSKLFAAGLTTILGLQTFIIIGGVTRVIPLTGITLPFVSYGGSSLVANFVILALLLRMSDENARDQAVERSRAVVAV